AATAGCTTGTTCGGCCAAACTTTCAAAATATGCTTATGTTAGAAAAATGTTTTTTGGAATAATACTTTTACAATGTAGCCATTTGTGTTTGACTAACTTATGTCATATGTGTAGTGAATACGATTTGTATTTTGTCAACATTTGAAAAGTGCTGCTCGAGAAAATTACCTTTTTTAAACAAAATTTCTCGAACACTTGACCTTCTCATTATCTTCACTCGTGtgattacactgagtatgttgttgttcttctgAAAGACTACTCAACATCACTTACTTTTTTCCTAAAATCTTGGTCAAACATCACAATTCTCTATAATAAACATTGCTTTTAAAAATGTTTGATGGAAAAGAAAACGAGAAATTAAAGTGGTTGTATCAATAAAGCAACACATATAACCAGATTTTACGGCTTATTCTTAGCATATTAAAGATGGTTTACTCAGTTTGCAAGGTTTATGGCTGTGAAAACTCGAAAATTTAAGTTCAAAAATCTTTCAAAATTATTAACCCTAATAAACCGTTGAACCAATTGCTTAAATTAAAAATAGCGGACAaatgtatgatatatgtataaatatcagTTAGACAAAGTAAAGGGTGAAATCCGGCCCGCTATTTGGATAAAATATTGCCACAGAAGCTGAAACAAACActtctttcaataactctaaatCAAACGCCATTAAAGTTTTCATTAAAGAGTTTAGGGATTGCAATTTTATCTTACTATTCACGTAAACGTGGAAATTCTATAATATAATCATTTAATTAGTCAATCTAATTATAGTTCTTTGATGTCAATACCTTAGCTACTGAAATAAATCAATTTTATTTAACTCTAAAGGCCACCTAAGCTCTGCCTTTCCCCTGCTTTAAAACTATATATATGTGAACCAAACGATACTAAAATAACTCACAACGTTTTATTTCTCTTTCCCTTTGAACTATTTTCTGCTCTCCAACTATAgtccttcttctttctttctagAAGTATAAGTTTAAAGAACTATGGGTGGCTTGGAAGTTGAGAAAACAGCTATTGGTTGGGCTGCAAGAGACCCTTCTGGTGTACTTTCACCTTATACCTACACTCTCAGGTAACGTAAATTACATTACGATATAGACAGTGAGAATTCATATAGTCGATTACATTCTTGTTAGTTGTTGTAACAATTCAACCAATTTTAGGATTATTTATGAACTTGTTTTGCTTTTTAATGATGTCCAGGAACACAGGGCCTGAAGATGTGCAAGTGAAAGTTTTGTACTGTGGACTTTGTCACAGTGATCTTCACCAGGTTAAAAATGATCTTGGCATGTCCAACTACCCTATGGTTCCTGGGTAATTTCTCTTTTCACTTCTCTTGTTTCCCCTGCTTTTCCGGTATCCACAGCATAGGATCGAAAGTTTGAGTTGTATGGGTATAAATGACAGTGGCCGAACCAAGATTTCTAATAAGGCGATTTAAAAAGATGCAAGAAAGCTATTCTGAAATGGCGACTTGTAGTCACTTCCGAATCATTTTTACCACTACAGTTAAAGCTTTCGTCTTACCAAGAGGATTCAATCATTCATATGCATACAAAAAAAGTTtgcttttattttattcttttacAGCATAACAGTTAACGAAGAAAATTCAATTGACTCCGCTACGGGTAAGTGGAGACCCCTATCTGATTAATTAGAAGGGAAAATAGCGTTTAGCAGCGAGGGGAGTTTTCATTCTGCTGTTTTTCAACAACAAAATGCTGCCCTTTGAATATTTGTTTGATGTCAATTTCAGTTTTCTTGGTAGCACCAAAAGGAATGACATTTTGAGGTGGAAACAAAACCATCTAGCCAATCTGATACTTTATATAGAAATTGATATTCGTATCTTAGCCGCTAAATAAGTCAACAAAATGTAGTGGTCCTTGTGCCTTTTAATACCAGTCCACCATCCTCGAAAACCTTATAAATTTGCAACCATTAGTTGTTGGGTTTGATTGACTATTCCAAATATcttgtctttttttctttcatCACACAAATGCGAACCGCAACAAAGCCAACGTTGTTTTCATGGGATCAATGGCTCATTTTCGATTTTAAAAAATACATAATAAAAAattgcatctttttttttttttgggaattaaGCGAGATAACGTGTTGAAAGAGGTGCTAGCTTGAAAACCGATGCAGAACGAAGCTTAGCTATCGGTTGAGCCGTTGAGGCGTCACCGGACTTTTATAAATCAATCTCTCTTAAATCAGAATTTCTTATGCTCGAATCTTGAAGTGTTTTTCATTAATCAAGAGATGTGGCATCTCCTATAGTATATACTATATACCTAAGGAGTTTAACTTTTATATACTGATATCACCTACAAATGAAAGTGAAGTTAGTAACTTAGCTTACACTGAAAATATATAAGTTAATcatttatgtaaattatttttagtTGGCCTAGATGCCAAAGTAAAGTTGTTGGTGACAATAACGTCTTTTTCTCATTGTCTGTTTTGATCCTTATCCTTTGTAACTTTTTATTTTGTGGTGGTGGTGAAAATTGATGTAGACATGAAGTTGTTGGTGAAGTAGTGGAGGTAGGCCCAGAGGTGACAAAATTCAAAGTGGGGGACACAGTTGGAGTTGGATTGCTAGTTGGAAGTTGCAAGAAGTGCAGGCCTTGCAAGCAAGACATAGAGCAATACTGTGGCAAGAAAATATGGAACTACAATGATGTCTACACTGACGGCAAGCCCACCCAGGGTGGTTTTGCTAATTTCATGGTGGTTGAGCAAAAGTAAGCCTACCCCCTCcatagaatattttttttttatatcagaTCACCTAAAAGATAAGAAtttaaagtatatatatatatatatatatatatatatatatatatatatatattacagaGTATTTTTTACGTTGTCATCGTAAGTAACTGTTATAGACACTTATAGTAGATTGAATTACCATGTTACTGATTAATGCTTATTATAGAAATTTACTTATAATTCTCTTATAAGTGACCTAATTGTGTTGAGGTATTAATGCATAAAACTTAAACTCAAAAGATAAATATAGTTAATCGCCCATAAAAAATGAAACTAATGTTATATAGATTGATAGCATAAAAGAATGTATACGTTGTTAGTGTAAATTTACTTGTTGTAATCTGTTATTTACCATATTTTACAGGTTATTGATCATGCTGGTAAAAAATTGAATATATGCAATTAACTTTTGAATGACCTAATGTAAAAAAACTTACAGTAACAACGTCTATTAGTTAAATTGTAAAAAATAAGCCAAAGCTATAATGGTTAAATTGTATTGACAGCATAGAAATTTTATTATGTTGGTGTATATTAGTTAGATCCTTTACATTTAACCCGAAAGAATTTATTAAATCATTTGGCTACTAAATCAAGAAAAATGTTAATAGGGAGATCAAGAAATCAATACAATTCGATTGGTTAATTGATcgcttttcttgaatttttaaaataaaaaatgagaCTAAACTGTTTCTTTCTGCCTTGGCATAGGTTTGTGGTGAAAATTCCAGAGGGTTTGGCACCAGAACAGGCAGCACCACTATTATGTGCTGGTGTGACAGTATACAGCCCATTGAACCATTTTGGTTTTAACCAGAGTGGATTAAGAGGTGGCATTTTGGGATTAGGAGGAGTTGGACACATGGGAGTGAAAGTAGCAAAGGCAATGGGACACCATGTTACTGTCATTAGCTCTTCAAATAAGAAAAGACAAGAGGCATTGGACCACCTTGGTGCTGATGATTATCTTGTTAGTTCAGACACAGAGAAAATGCAAGAGGCAGCTGATTCACTTGACTATATCATTGACACTGTCCCTGTTTATCACCCTCTTGAACCTTATCTTTCTTTGCTTAAAGTTGACGGCAAGTTAATCTTGATGGGAGTTATCAACACCCCCTTGCAATTTGTCTCCCCCATGGTTATGCTTGGTAAGTCATTTATAACTTATTTATACTTACAGTGTAAATCTTTTTAAATGTTATCCGGTCACATAAAAGATAACTACATGTATTGTCCATAAAAACtgaacaaaataaataaataaggcaTCTGCTATAATTGGCTATTATATTTTGATTGTGTAAAAATATTTCTTGCCATAAGTTAATATTGGTTTCTAACAACATAGGATGTGTATACATGTGCAAAGAATAGAACAAAGGGTTGCAAAGAGTGGTTCTTTAGTCAAAGAATGCCAAAGTTTATTGTCTATTTTTGCGGCATATGTTGAGAGGGATAAGGACAAAGTCATTCTGGGTTTATCTGATTTTCTGTCTTTAAGGAACCATGTTGGCAATAATTGACAACATTAACAACAGTAACCATACACGTATTAAAGCTAATGGATTTGATAACATTACTTTAATGGAACCTTCTATTATACAAGTTTTAAGTTTTGGGCAATAATACTTCAAGAATTTTTTTCACCATTTTGAATGGATTTTTTACACCATCttaaatggattttattatattaaatataattaatattgTCAGGGGCAGAgtcagaatttaaattttatgtgtttgagATTTTACGATAGCGGCATCAATTGTTAGTAATTGTGTTCTGAATTTGATTTTTGCACATATTTAATCGATTTCTTGATACAAATAtagaacggaaaagggccaaaattacccctgaactttaaaaaatagttcatccatacccttcgttatactttggggccaattatacccttacagttatactatgaggtcaattatacccttctgtctaactgttgccacgtggcatcatcccaacccttcaaaattattttacccttaaataattttttactcactaaaataactcaatccgacccgatttttttttcagcaaaaataatacagataatttttatatttttttctggaaaaattatccgtattatttttgttgaaaaaaaaatttcgggtcggattgagttattttagtgagtaaaaaattatttgagggtaaaataattttgaagggctgggatgatgccacgtggcaacagttagacagaagggtataattgaccccatagcgtataattgaccctaaagtataacgaagggtatggatgaactatttttcaaaattcaagggtaattttggcccttttccgaataTAGAATCTGAATTAAAATTACTAAATTTAGTCGAACGCTTTATTAACCTTTAAGCCCCGTTGCTGAATCATGTAAAACTTTCTTATACTATCAACAGTATAACTTATATTTTTAATTATTATATTTATCAGGGAGAAAGAGCATTACTGGAAGCTTTATTGGGAGCATGAAAGAAACAGAGGAAGTGCTACAGTTTTGCAAAGAAAAAGGTGTGACTTCACAGATTGAGATGGTGAAAATGGATTACATCAACATTGCAATGGAGAGGTTGGAGAAAAATGATGTGAGGTACAGATTTGTGGTGGATGTTGCTGGAAGCAAGCTTGAACAGTAAttacacacacaaaaaaacacATGGAATGGTTCATCAAAAAAGGCTATAATATGAACTATGTATAAGAGAAATTAAAGTACTCAACTAGTACTTTGATATTGTCATCTTTGTATCCtttgttttcttcaa
The sequence above is a segment of the Lycium barbarum isolate Lr01 chromosome 6, ASM1917538v2, whole genome shotgun sequence genome. Coding sequences within it:
- the LOC132598991 gene encoding probable cinnamyl alcohol dehydrogenase 1; the protein is MGGLEVEKTAIGWAARDPSGVLSPYTYTLRNTGPEDVQVKVLYCGLCHSDLHQVKNDLGMSNYPMVPGHEVVGEVVEVGPEVTKFKVGDTVGVGLLVGSCKKCRPCKQDIEQYCGKKIWNYNDVYTDGKPTQGGFANFMVVEQKFVVKIPEGLAPEQAAPLLCAGVTVYSPLNHFGFNQSGLRGGILGLGGVGHMGVKVAKAMGHHVTVISSSNKKRQEALDHLGADDYLVSSDTEKMQEAADSLDYIIDTVPVYHPLEPYLSLLKVDGKLILMGVINTPLQFVSPMVMLGRKSITGSFIGSMKETEEVLQFCKEKGVTSQIEMVKMDYINIAMERLEKNDVRYRFVVDVAGSKLEQ